Proteins co-encoded in one Glandiceps talaboti chromosome 22, keGlaTala1.1, whole genome shotgun sequence genomic window:
- the LOC144452246 gene encoding uncharacterized protein LOC144452246 isoform X2: protein MGRRLCDMFTLILLCSQLVGVDSAETPCGSWTDWLFAIFRSVDLDIFQCCDIKHLRSKISTNENVAVEVELYLLSGETITKDELYKAFIDGAAKTNNTINLESITINVEPEPGPQGLKTGAIVGIVVGSIAVICLIPVCVTVIIYCVKKAGAKAVVGAGSG from the exons ATGGGACGACGTCTTTGTGATATGTTTACGTTGATATTGTTATGTAGTCAACTTGTTGGCGTGGACAGTGCGGAG ACACCATGTGGAAGCTGGACAGACTGG CTGTTTGCCATATTTCGATCAGTTGACCTTGACATATTCCAGTGTTGTGATATAAAACATCTGAG ATCAAAAATCTCTACCAATGAGAATGTGGCAGTGGAGGTAGAGTTATATCTACTCAGTGGTGAAACAATTACAAAAGATGAACTCTACAAAGCATTCATTGATGGTGCTgccaaaacaaacaacactatTAACTTGGAATCCATCACTATAAATGTTG aaCCAGAACCAGGACCACAAGGACTTAAAACAG GTGCCATTGTGGGTATTGTAGTTGGTTCCATCGCTGTCATTTGTCTCATCCCAGTATGTGTGACTGTTATAATATATTGTGTTAAAAAAGCAGGTGCCAAAGCTGTAGTCGGGGCAGGGAGTGGATGA
- the LOC144452246 gene encoding uncharacterized protein LOC144452246 isoform X1, with protein MGRRLCDMFTLILLCSQLVGVDSAETPCGSWTDWVSDENGGPIDPAGQGEFEIISQLRVANPSICESPSDIECALANDLNTAYNEANQVEVTCSSSAGLTCFHDKQEGGSKCLDYAIRLLCPGPCVIVCVEISTQTLCNATDDLHGQKSHTTFEMGLIWNENFKNQSSCVYQNTAADISDMLFAIFRSVDLDIFQCCDIKHLRSKISTNENVAVEVELYLLSGETITKDELYKAFIDGAAKTNNTINLESITINVEPEPGPQGLKTGAIVGIVVGSIAVICLIPVCVTVIIYCVKKAGAKAVVGAGSG; from the exons ATGGGACGACGTCTTTGTGATATGTTTACGTTGATATTGTTATGTAGTCAACTTGTTGGCGTGGACAGTGCGGAG ACACCATGTGGAAGCTGGACAGACTGGGTGAGTGATGAGAATGGGGGTCCTATTGATCCAGCTGGCCAAGGCGAGTTTGAGATCATATCACAGTTGCGCGTTGCAAACCCGAGTATTTGCGAATCGCCGTCCGACATTGAATGTGCCCTTGCAAATGATCTTAATACTGCATACAATGAAGCAAATCAAGTGGAAGTAACATGTTCATCGTCAGCTGGACTCACCTGTTTCCATGATAAACAGGAGGGTGGAAGTAAATGTTTAGACTATGCTATTCGGCTTCTCTGCCCAGGTCCATGTGTCATTGTTTGTGTTGAGATATCAACACAAACCCTTTGCAACGCTACTGACGATCTCCATGGACAGAAAAGCCACACAACGTTTGAAATGGGTTTAATATGGAACGAAAATTTTAAAAACCAATCATCCTGTGTTTATCAAAATACTGCCGCTGATATTTCTGATATG CTGTTTGCCATATTTCGATCAGTTGACCTTGACATATTCCAGTGTTGTGATATAAAACATCTGAG ATCAAAAATCTCTACCAATGAGAATGTGGCAGTGGAGGTAGAGTTATATCTACTCAGTGGTGAAACAATTACAAAAGATGAACTCTACAAAGCATTCATTGATGGTGCTgccaaaacaaacaacactatTAACTTGGAATCCATCACTATAAATGTTG aaCCAGAACCAGGACCACAAGGACTTAAAACAG GTGCCATTGTGGGTATTGTAGTTGGTTCCATCGCTGTCATTTGTCTCATCCCAGTATGTGTGACTGTTATAATATATTGTGTTAAAAAAGCAGGTGCCAAAGCTGTAGTCGGGGCAGGGAGTGGATGA